The Candidatus Zixiibacteriota bacterium genome segment GGGACCCAATCAGTTCTTCAACAACGACAACAAGGACCGCGACATCTTCCTGCTGGCGGCGCTCACAGGCAACGTGGGGAGGATTGGCGGCAATGTCGGCTCCTATGCCGGCAACTACCGCGTGGCGCTGTTCAATGGCGCGCCGCAGTATATCAACGAGAATCCCTTCGACATCGAGCCGGATCCCGCCAAGCCCGCGCGTCCGAAGCAATACTGGAAGGCGGAATCGGCCCACTACTACAACCACGAGGACCATCCGCTGCGTGTCGGCAACAAACTGTTGACGGGCAAGACCCATATGCCGGCGCCCACGAAGTCATTGTGGTTTGCCAACGCCAACTCGATTCTCGGGAACGTCAAGTGGCACTACAACACGGTGGTGAATGTCCTGCCGCGCGTCGAGATGATCGCCGTCAATGAGTGGTGGTGGACGACGTCATGCGAATGGGCCGACATCGTCTTCGGCGTGGATTCCTGGGCGGAACTGAAACACCCGGACATGACGGCCTCGGTGACGAATCCATTCCTGCAGGTGTTCCCGCGTACGCCGCTGCCGCGCATCTTCCAGACGATGGGGGATATCGAGGTCCTCGCGCTCACCGCCCGCAAGCTGGCCGAACTGACCGGCGACCAGCGTTTTGTCAACTACTGGAAATTCGTCGACGAGGATCAGACCAGCGTCTATCTCCAGCGCATCCTCAATGCCTCGACCAACACCAAGGGATACCGGATGGATGACCTCGAGGCCAAGGCCCAGGAGGGCATTCCCGCGCTGATGAACAGCCGCACGTCCCCGAAGGTTGTCGGGTATGAGCAGATCACCGACTCGCGTCCCTGGTACACCAAGAGCGGGCGGCTGGAATTCTACCGTGAGGAGGATGAGTTCATCGCCGCCGGCGAGAACCTGCCGGTACACCGTGAGCCGGTCGACTCAACGTTCTATGAACCCAACGTGATCGTGGCGCCCCGGCACGAAGCGATTCGCGCCGAGGGCCCCAGGGACTACGGCGTCGCGGAGGACGATCTCTCCTGCGAGACGCGTTGCGGGCGCAACGTCGTCAAAACCTGGCCGGAGACGAAGGCGTCACCACATCCGCTGATCAAGGACGGATTCAGGTTCATCTTCCACACGCCCAAGTACCGTCACGGCTCCCACACAACGCCGATCGACACCGACATGGTGGCGGTGCTCTTCGGCCCATTCGGGGATCTTTACCGCCGCGACAAACGGAGTCCCTTTGTCACCGAGGGATATGTCGACATTCATCCCGCCGATGCGCGTGAGCTCGGCCTGGAGGACGGCGACTATGTCTGGATTGATCCCGATCCCGAGGATCGCCCGTTTCGCGGCTGGCAGACCAACAAGCGCGACTATGAGTTCGCACGCCTGCTCTGCCGGGCCCGCTACTACCCGGGTACGCCGCGCGGTGTGACCCGGATGTGGTTCAACATGTACGCCGCCACGCCCGGCTCACAGGAGGGGCAGAAGACCCGCAGCGACGGGCTGGCGAAGAACCCGCGCACCAATTACCAGTCCATGTTCCGCAGCGGTTCGCATCAGTCTGCAACCCGGGGATGGCTGAAGCCAACCTGGATGACTGATTCGCTGGTCCGCAAAGGGCTCTTTGGCCAGGGTGTGGGTAAGGGATTTCTGCCTGACGTACACTGCCCCACCGGGGCGCCGCGCGAGGCGATTGTGAAGATCACACGCGCAGAACCGGGAGGTCTTGAGGGCTCCGGCTTGTGGCGACCCGCCTCCCTGGGGATACGTCCCCGCTATGAAAGCAACGAGATGAGCCAGTATCTCGCGGGCAACTTCCTGACCGATGGCGAACCGAAGGAGGGCTGATCATGGCACGTGTCCACAATTGGCAGATCGGCCGGGAGATGTCCTACTGGTATCCCGAGAGCCGTCCGCACAGGCAGTTTGCGGCGATCTTCGACATCAACAAGTGCATTGCCTGCCAGACCTGTACGCTGGCCTGCAAGACCACCTGGACCTCAGGCAAGGGCCAGGAGTACATGCTGTGGAACAACGTCGAGTCGAAGCCCTACGGGTTCTATCCGCTCGCCTGGGATTTGAAGTTGCTGCAAATGCTCGGCGCGCAGAGCTGGACCAAAGGCGCCTACACCGGGCAGACGATATTCGAGTCGGCGCCGGCGGGGAAGCGTGTGCTCGGCTGGCGTCCCGATGAGACCGACTACGCCTACCCCAACGTGGGCGAGGATGACTGCGCCGGACAGATCGAGAACGGCGCCGATTTGCAGGTTCCGCACCTCGCCTGGTTCTTCTATCTGGCGCGCATCTGCAACCACTGCACCTATCCCGCCTGTCTGGCCTCCTGCCCACGCGGTTCGATCTACAAACGCCCTGAGGATGGAATCGTGCTGGTGGACCAGAGCCGGTGCCGCGGCTATCGCGAATGCGTTCAGGCGTGTCCCTATAAGAAGGTCTTCTACAACCCGATGACCGGCACCTCGGAAAAGTGCATCGCCTGCTTCCCCAAGATGGAGCAGGGCTTGCAGCCGCAGTGTTTCGTGAACTGCATCGGCAAGATTCGCATGGCGGGCTGGGTGTCGCAGCCCGAGGATGCGCGGCCGGACAATCCGATCGACTACCTCGTCCACGTGCGGAAAGTCGCGCTGCCGTTGTTCCCGCAGTTCGGGCTGGAGCCGAACGTGTATTACATTCCGCCGATTCATGCCCCGATGATGTTCCTGCAACAGATGTTCGGTCCCGGAGCCGAGCAGGCGGTGAGAACCTATCAATCGGCGCCGGCGGATCCCGATCTGGCGGGGCTGTTGCGTCTGTTCGGATGCACGGAGAAGGTGATCCCGCGCTGGAAACGCGTGGGCGACTCGATCATCGGCTCCCGTGAGGACGGCGGGGAAATCGTGCGTGTCCCGATGCGCGAGCCGGTCTACATTCGCCCGGCCTTCGACGCCAAGTACCAGATCGCCCGGGTCAATTGCCCAT includes the following:
- a CDS encoding molybdopterin-dependent oxidoreductase, encoding MSNGYSRRAFLQLAAKAGFGAFVISAIDAWGLDAITNPLAVYPDRGWERVYRDLWAYDSKFTFLCAPNDTHNCLLHGYVRSGVVTRIGPTMRYGEATDLQGNQTSHRWDPRCCQKGLALTRRFYGDRRINQCMVRAGFKRWVEAGFPRGDDGAPPREYFQRARDAWVRVTHDEAAMLAAKTLKNIAETYSGEEGKARLRAQHHDPDTIETTLGAGTQVLKFRGGMPLLGITRVFGFYRMANSMALLDDTIRKTGPDKAIGARGFDNYSWHTDLPPGHPMVTGQQTVEFDLHAVEHCKTVIVWGMNWITTKMPDAHWLTEARLKGTRVVVIACEYSATATKADEAIVVRPGTTPALALGLAHVILREKLYDADYVKRWTDLPLLVRMDTLKLLRAEEIFGTPPAALSNHTRVLAEGEKEPPPGAQQEMLISGKMRQEWGDYVWWDRIRNGPHAITRDEVGEKSRVGDPLLTGSIDVPLAKGGTVRCRPVFDLIGEYAAHFDPRTVEELTWAPSASVEALARHIAADPGTTLFAVGMGPNQFFNNDNKDRDIFLLAALTGNVGRIGGNVGSYAGNYRVALFNGAPQYINENPFDIEPDPAKPARPKQYWKAESAHYYNHEDHPLRVGNKLLTGKTHMPAPTKSLWFANANSILGNVKWHYNTVVNVLPRVEMIAVNEWWWTTSCEWADIVFGVDSWAELKHPDMTASVTNPFLQVFPRTPLPRIFQTMGDIEVLALTARKLAELTGDQRFVNYWKFVDEDQTSVYLQRILNASTNTKGYRMDDLEAKAQEGIPALMNSRTSPKVVGYEQITDSRPWYTKSGRLEFYREEDEFIAAGENLPVHREPVDSTFYEPNVIVAPRHEAIRAEGPRDYGVAEDDLSCETRCGRNVVKTWPETKASPHPLIKDGFRFIFHTPKYRHGSHTTPIDTDMVAVLFGPFGDLYRRDKRSPFVTEGYVDIHPADARELGLEDGDYVWIDPDPEDRPFRGWQTNKRDYEFARLLCRARYYPGTPRGVTRMWFNMYAATPGSQEGQKTRSDGLAKNPRTNYQSMFRSGSHQSATRGWLKPTWMTDSLVRKGLFGQGVGKGFLPDVHCPTGAPREAIVKITRAEPGGLEGSGLWRPASLGIRPRYESNEMSQYLAGNFLTDGEPKEG
- a CDS encoding 4Fe-4S dicluster domain-containing protein codes for the protein MARVHNWQIGREMSYWYPESRPHRQFAAIFDINKCIACQTCTLACKTTWTSGKGQEYMLWNNVESKPYGFYPLAWDLKLLQMLGAQSWTKGAYTGQTIFESAPAGKRVLGWRPDETDYAYPNVGEDDCAGQIENGADLQVPHLAWFFYLARICNHCTYPACLASCPRGSIYKRPEDGIVLVDQSRCRGYRECVQACPYKKVFYNPMTGTSEKCIACFPKMEQGLQPQCFVNCIGKIRMAGWVSQPEDARPDNPIDYLVHVRKVALPLFPQFGLEPNVYYIPPIHAPMMFLQQMFGPGAEQAVRTYQSAPADPDLAGLLRLFGCTEKVIPRWKRVGDSIIGSREDGGEIVRVPMREPVYIRPAFDAKYQIARVNCP